Sequence from the Sphingobacteriaceae bacterium GW460-11-11-14-LB5 genome:
TGAGCCATAATGGCTTCTTCACTTTCCATAGAAACAATAATGTTCATGCCTTCTTTTAAGAATTTAATAGCCGAACCAAATAAAGCTTTCTCTACGTTAAACTGCTCGTAGCTATTATTGTCCATTACAACCAGATAGTCACCTTCTTCGTATAAATATTGGTAATCGTTGGTTTCAACGCGGCAGATTTCTACGGCCTCGTCGGTATTCATACGTGCTTCAACAATTCTGCCCGATTTAATGTTACGGAATTTACCAGTGTAAAATGCGCCGCCTTTTCCAGGTGTACGGTGATTCCATTCGTCAACAGTAACCAGTTCGTTGTTGATGCGAAGGATGTTACCTGTTTTAATTTCTGATGCTTTTGCCATATTGTATGATCCTAAATTGGATTTATATTTCAGTTTTTCGTGACGGCAAAGGTAAAATTATTTTGATAAAAACCTATAAAGCTTTATGGTATAAGGCTTAGGGTTTAAGGAGATTTAGAACCCCGGTTATACTATTTTACTCTTTCCATATATTCGCCGGTTTTAGTATCAACCTTAACCTTGTCGCCCTGGTTAATAAACAAGGGTACCCTGATTTCGGCTCCGGTTTCTACAGTGGCGTATTTTTGTGCACTGGTAGAAGTATCGCCTTTTACAGCGGGTTCAGAATAGGTAATTTCTAACTCTACACTGTTAGGGAGCTGTGCAACAATCGGTTCATCACTTTCAAAAGCGATGGTTACATTCATACCCTCTTTTAAAAACTTAATGGAGTTTCCGAAAAGCAACTTAGGGATGTTGTACTGCTCAAAAGTGTTGTTGTCCATCACCACTAAATAATCGCCGTCTTCATAAAGATATTGATAGTCGTTGGTTTCTACACGGCAAATGGTCACCTCTTCATCGGTACGGAAACGGTATTCTACAATTTTTCCGGTTTTTACATTGCGCATACGCGCCTGATAAAACGCCCTTAAATTTCCCGGAGTACGGTGGATGTACTCTTCTACACTTACCAACTCTCCGTTAAAACGAAGCACATTTCCGCTTTTTACTTCTGATGCCTTTGCCATTTTATAATAGTGAATATTGTTTTGTTAATTTTTGAGCACCAAAGTTAAAAAAATGAATGGATATTAGTAGTCTGCCAGTGAAGACCGTCTTTTAAGTAGATTACTTTCCGAAAGGTCGGGACAGGCTGTCGGCTGAAAAAGCCTTCTCGCAATGACGAATTATTGGTATAAAAGAAATGCCTTTGGGAACCACTCCAAAGGCATAATCAACCTAAACCTCAAACTAAACTATGAAAAACTCTTTTGCCTTATCAGGCTATATATTTTAATTCCGCAATACGGAAAATATGATCTTTTACTTAAAGAGATAAATTAATAATTGTTTCTCTTTTTGGTGGTGCAAAGGTAAGAACAATTTATCAATTACAAAATATTTTTTTAAAAATTTATTTTTAATACAAATGTATGACAAAACAGACGTTTTGTAAGGGCTGGCTTTAAGCGTTAAATAGCTTATAATCTGATATTTGTATTTGATTTGTACAGAAGTCGTATTCCTGTATTTGATTCGAACCAATTATCGTTAAGCGGTCTTTTCCGAAATTTTCGATGAGTTCACGGTACCAACTTATTCCCTGAACGTCTAAATTACTCGTTGGTTCGTCTAAAAATAAAATTGGCGTATCAGTGCAGCAGGCCAAAGCTAGTTTGGTTCTTTGCTTCATTCCCGATGAAAAGTATTTAATTTCTTTGTTGGTTGCTTTTTCCAGTCCTAATATGCCGATAAGCTTTTTAGTATCAAGGCCTAGGGCAAAATTTTTGAATTTAAAATGGAAATCGATGATCTCTCTTAAAGTGAAGGTTTCCACCAATTCGAGGTACGGTGCTGCCAAACTGATGTATTGGTAGATGTTCTCTACAGGAATATCTTTGTTGTCTGAGAAGGAGATTTCTCCCTCAGAAGGGGATAAACTGCCCGTCAGCACACTCAATAAGGTTGATTTACCAGAGCCGTTAGGTCCTAATATGGCGTAGCTATTACCAGAAGAAAATTCAGTGCTTAAATTCCTGAAAATCCACTCTTTATTAAACCTTCTGCCAACATTTTGTAAAGTGATGTTCATTTGTGCCGGCGTTTAGGGTTTAGCGTTAAGTGGTTTAGACATGCAAACGCTGTTATCAACGCCAATGTATTGTCCGTAGTTG
This genomic interval carries:
- a CDS encoding elongation factor P → MAKASEIKTGNILRINNELVTVDEWNHRTPGKGGAFYTGKFRNIKSGRIVEARMNTDEAVEICRVETNDYQYLYEEGDYLVVMDNNSYEQFNVEKALFGSAIKFLKEGMNIIVSMESEEAIMAQLPNFAEFEITYSEPAVKGDTSTNALKAATLENGVEVKVPMFVNQGDKIKIDTRTGEYVERVK
- a CDS encoding elongation factor P gives rise to the protein MAKASEVKSGNVLRFNGELVSVEEYIHRTPGNLRAFYQARMRNVKTGKIVEYRFRTDEEVTICRVETNDYQYLYEDGDYLVVMDNNTFEQYNIPKLLFGNSIKFLKEGMNVTIAFESDEPIVAQLPNSVELEITYSEPAVKGDTSTSAQKYATVETGAEIRVPLFINQGDKVKVDTKTGEYMERVK
- a CDS encoding ABC transporter ATP-binding protein; the protein is MNITLQNVGRRFNKEWIFRNLSTEFSSGNSYAILGPNGSGKSTLLSVLTGSLSPSEGEISFSDNKDIPVENIYQYISLAAPYLELVETFTLREIIDFHFKFKNFALGLDTKKLIGILGLEKATNKEIKYFSSGMKQRTKLALACCTDTPILFLDEPTSNLDVQGISWYRELIENFGKDRLTIIGSNQIQEYDFCTNQIQISDYKLFNA